A stretch of Fusarium poae strain DAOMC 252244 chromosome 2, whole genome shotgun sequence DNA encodes these proteins:
- a CDS encoding hypothetical protein (BUSCO:12363at5125): MALVLTSEGAFEVGVTDDSSSNVASTTSTPPTTVADEASLHSESPKRDVVHVALDLESPEITLTTSDPIEPSDSVSTVDPPPPAPTRSRRNRLSAPIYNLVQLSGTAGHGKRRAKGDIVADRRRRRRTVSGPVFPGNGSAPSSPVQGATPETVRSGIDALGVTQSASKLDSPRTRRQRILEEDLPNRRPSTRRSSTIAPIAATPVNKKSKVSKRSRKSMDAETPLSRELRRLQDTKEFAHIDEKPVIQSVWSNGKFVDPKAPAPPPKKKAEPEPVTEEPKEAEPEPTNRLRNRKPKKYLIKGLYAGQDAPTDIFKGLSVADKKNLAQLPELIPSGRVNKTMPLPIFNGLRTLIDGRDFKLPYQVCHPLPPGQPKPDEWKKMTKNRFIGESKDYWRKSPLFHDYSSKCVCKPEDGCGESCQNRIMLYECDEQNCNAGKKYCTNRAFANLTARRNRGGKYRVGVEVIKTSDRGYGVRSNRCFRPNQIIMEYAGEIITEEECERRMTEVYKDNECYYLMSFDQNMIIDATTGSIARFVNHSCNPNCRMIKWIVSGQPRMALFAGDKPIMTGDELTYDYNFDPFSAKNVQKCLCGEPNCRGVLGPKPREVKQPKTDLKNAVKGAVKAGKRKLKELVGDEGDSGNNAKKRKVQPAKGVKRAISNASSKVAKGAASAFKKGVSTVTATAKKTALSSKSPAKQRVSAGAILKKTTTKRVIQTYSRTPQNRVAGRASSVGLVAVSRAKSASVTKVTAKSTTKKIASIKRTAFRNSTPRKPLDLSGGAEIMVAADD, encoded by the exons ATGGCACTCGTCTTGACCTCCGAGGGCGCCTTCGAGGTAGGTGTCACGGACGATTCCTCCTCTAATGTCGCGTCAACGACTTCTACGCCTCCTACTACCGTTGCCGATGAAGCCAGTCTTCACTCCGAATCGCCTAAGCGCGATGTTGTTCATGTTGCACTCGACCTCGAGTCTCCTGAAATCACGCTTACTACATCCGACCCGATCGAGCCTTCAGACTCCGTCAGCACCGTCGATCCGCCGCCGCCTGCTCCAACACGCTCTCGCCGCAACCGCTTGAGCGCtcctatatataatttagtTCAATTGAGTGGTACAGCCGGCCACGGAAAGCGACGCGCCAAAGGTGATATTGTAGCGGAtcgacgacgaagaagacgaacTGTTTCTGGTCCAGTCTTCCCTGGTAACGGTTCAGCACCTTCCAGCCCTGTTCAGGGTGCGACACCCGAAACAGTCCGAAGTGGCATTGACGCGCTAGGAGTCACACAGTCAGCCAGCAAACTCGATTCGCCGCGCACTCGCCGCCAAAGGATCTTGGAGGAGGACTTGCCAAACAGGCGTCCTTCAACGCGTCGTTCCAGTACCATTGCGCCTATCGCAGCTACGCCTGTCAACAAAAAGTCAAAGGTCTCTAAACGGAGTCGCAAATCTATGGACGCCGAAACGCCCTTGTCACGCGAGCTTAGACGTCTGCAGGACACAAAGGAGTTTGCCCATATTGACGAAAAGCCCGTGATTCAGAGCGTTTGGTCTAATGGGAAATTCGTCGATCCTAAAGCTCCCGCGCCGCCACCAAAAAAGAAGGCTGAACCTGAGCCAGTTACCGAAGAGCCCAAGGAAGCCGAGCCCGAACCTACGAATAGATTGAGGAATCGCAAACCCAAGAAGTATCTCATCAAGGGTCTTTATGCGGGCCAGGATGCCCCCACCGATATTTTTAAAGGACTGTCTGTGGCGGACAAGAAGAACCTTGCCCAGCTGCCCGAGCTTATCCCCAGCGGTCGTGTTAACAAGACCATGCCCCTGCCTATCTTCAATGGCCTGCGAACGCTTATTGACGGCCGCGATTTCAAGCTCCCGTATCAAGTCTGccatcctcttcctccagGTCAACCCAAGCCTGATgagtggaagaagatgacgaaaA ATCGCTTTATTGGCGAATCCAAAGACTACTGGCGAAAATCGCCCCTTTTCCATGACTATTCTTCAAAGTGTGTCTGCAAGCCAGAGGATGGTTGCGGCGAAAGTTGTCAAAACAGAATTATGCTGTATGAATGTGATGAGCAGAATTGCAATGCTGGCAAGAAGTATTGCACCAACCGTGCGTTCGCCAATTTGACAGCAAGAAGAAACCGGGGTGGAAAGTATCGAGTTGGTGTTGAAGTGATCAAAACCTCTGACCGTGGATATGGCGTACGAAGCAACCGATGCTTCAGACCTAACCAAATCATCATGGAGTACGCTGGTGAAATAATTACCGAGGAGGAGTGTGAACGCCGCATGACAGAGGTCTATAAAGACAACGAG TGCTACTATCTCATGAGTTTTGATCAAAACATGATCATAGACGCCACTACAGGAAGCATCGCGCGTTTCGTGAATCACAGCTGCAATCCCAACTGCAGAATGATTAAATGGATCGTTTCCGGACAGCCGCGAATGGCCCTGTTTGCTGGCGACAAACCCATCATGACAGGTGATGAACTGACCTACGATTACAACTTTGACCCATTCTCGGCGAAGAATGTTCAGAAGTGCCTCTGCGGTGAACCTAACTGCCGCGGTGTCCTCGGTCCAAAGCCGCGTGAAGTCAAGCAACCCAAGACGGACCTCAAGAATGCAGTTAAGGGTGCCGTGAAAGCTGGCAAGCGCAAGCTCAAGGAACTCGTTGGCGATGAAGGCGACAGCGGCAACAACgccaagaagcgcaaggttCAGCCTGCGAAGGGGGTGAAGCGAGCCATTTCGAATGCCAGCTCAAAGGTTGCAAAGGGCGCAGCAAGTGCTTTTAAGAAGGGTGTTTCGACAGTTACAGCGACTGCGAAGAAAACAGCTCTGAGCTCCAAGTCGCCCGCAAAGCAACGCGTCTCGGCAGGGGCCATTCTTAAGAAGACGACAACGAAGCGCGTTATTCAGACTTACTCGCGTACACCCCAGAACCGAGTGGCCGGGCGAGCATCAAGTGTTGGTCTTGTTGCAGTAAGCAGAGCAAAGAGTGCTTCGGTAACAAAGGTGACGGCCAAATCTACGACCAAGAAAATTGCTAGCATCAAAAGGACTGCGTTTCGAAACTCGACGCCTCGAAAGCCGTTGGATCTTTCTGGAGGGGCCGAGATAATGGTGGCAGCTGACGATTAA